The window GGATGGCCCGCCAGCGCAAGGGGAGGGCGAGGTCGGCCCGCTTCTTGCCCTCCGCCTTCACCCCGGCGAAGTCCGCGAACTCGGTGAGGATCCACTTGGCCTCCTCCAGGCCCAGGGGCTTCCCCCGGTTCTTCCCCGGGGCGGGCTTGAGGAGGAGGTGGGGGTAGGGGAGGGGCTGGTGCCCGGCGAGGAAGGCCCTCTGGGGGAGCCAGTCGGCGAGGACCTCCCGGGCGAGAGGGGAGAGGGGGACCTCCCGGAGCTTGGTCCCCCGCACCAGTAGGCTCTTCTCCCGCACGTCCTCCTTCCAGAGGTCCGCCACCTCCTTCACCGTGAGGCCCACCTCCCCCAGGAGGACGAGGAGGACCCGGAGGAGGGGACGCCAGTAGGCGAGGGGATAGGCCCCGGCCTTTTCCAGGAGGTCCTGGTAGGCCTCCTCGGGCATGGCCCGGGAGGGGGCGACCACGGGAAGCTCCTGGCGGGAGGGGAGGCGCACGTGGGACGGCATGGGATGCCCGGCCCAGTCCAGGAAGGGGAAGAGGTGCCTGAGGCTTGCCCGGGCCCGCTCCACGGTGCCCCAGGAGAGGGGCCCCCTTTCCCCTCCGGGGAAGCCCTTCTCCTTGGCCTCCAGGAGGAAGGCCTTGGGGTCCTCGGGCTCCAGATGGGGCCACCGCCTCCCCTTCAGGGCGAGCCAGCGGACGAAGTAGCCCACGTAGTGGGGGGCCGCCCGGTCGGGCTTCTTGCGGTGGCGCACGAGGTAG is drawn from Thermus sp. LT1-2-5 and contains these coding sequences:
- a CDS encoding recombinase XerD gives rise to the protein MREGLGLEVWDHPEERRRVVGEALARWDEGLLKEALWAYLVRHRKKPDRAAPHYVGYFVRWLALKGRRWPHLEPEDPKAFLLEAKEKGFPGGERGPLSWGTVERARASLRHLFPFLDWAGHPMPSHVRLPSRQELPVVAPSRAMPEEAYQDLLEKAGAYPLAYWRPLLRVLLVLLGEVGLTVKEVADLWKEDVREKSLLVRGTKLREVPLSPLAREVLADWLPQRAFLAGHQPLPYPHLLLKPAPGKNRGKPLGLEEAKWILTEFADFAGVKAEGKKRADLALPLRWRAIRRFLKEGHPREKVAYWTGMKSLVVPGWGEEF